In the Pieris napi chromosome 19, ilPieNapi1.2, whole genome shotgun sequence genome, one interval contains:
- the LOC125059141 gene encoding hyaluronidase A-like isoform X1 → MRFLLFLILARYGVLCEDDSNYYVIEVPDPLKDYQKTFKVYWNVPTMQCKSKKIPFDGLYEKYGIIQNKDDDFLGESVAILYDPGKFPALFETDSSGKYVERNGGVPQDGNMEEHVDAFKDTVSKRIPDPDFNGIAIIDFESWRPVFRQNFGVLSVYKDISYKKEYDKHWWWPESWVTSEAKYRFESSAREFMQTTISIAKQMRPKARWGYYGFPYCFNMAAKNMAEDCPHNVKEENNQIYWLWAESTGLYPSIYSSQSLSSSELVSLIRGRIREASRLQVKGTPILPYFWYRYRDGGFLRERDLSRALETIYNSEASGIIIWGSSSDVNTVEKCTKLKDYIRETFGPYVAKYTKNNRKVQNDEEFTPKPAIEENYFFPLQANIENFAEESQSESNIMKETPVLDKEYLIDNLTSIIFKVDGDKVKDKYVLNNISSPAMTEATSTTDLSMTQIRETSEEFTTETSNTTNISLEFIFSSEITTEGAETTTEKSIDASEEKLMINDEFIILFTNLSSQILDFTTDNVEKHLDLYEPSTSSRERTSESPDFYTPTESVDEVVSYVYNS, encoded by the exons AtgaggtttttgttatttttaattttggcgCGGTATGGTGTTCTATGCGAAGATGACag TAACTATTATGTCATCGAGGTCCCAGACCCGCTCAAGGACTATCAAAAGACCTTCAAAGTATATTGGAATGTGCCGACAATGCAATGCAAATCGAAAAAAATACCGTTCGACGGTCTATACGAGAAGTACGGAATAATACAGAATAAAGATGACGATTTTTTAGGCGAGAGCGTCGCCATTTTGTATGACCCTGGAAAGTTTCCCGCGCTTTTCGAGACTGACAGCAGTGGAAAGTACGTTGAGCGTAATGGTGGCGTACCACAAGACGGTAATATGGAAGAGCACGTGGACGCGTTCAAGGATACAGTCTCAAAGAGGATACCTGACCCAGATTTTAAtg GCATTGCCATAATCGACTTCGAGTCTTGGCGTCCAGTGTTTCGACAAAATTTCGGCGTACTGTCAGTCTATAAAGACATCTCCTACAAGAAGGAATATGACAAGCATTGGTGGTGGCCTGAGAGCTGGGTCACTTCTGAG GCAAAATATCGTTTTGAATCATCGGCTCGTGAGTTTATGCAGACGACGATTTCCATCGCCAAGCAGATGAGGCCTAAAGCCCGGTGGGGCTATTACGGGTTTCCTTACTGCTTCAACATGGCTGCCAAAAACATGGCAGAGGATTGTCCACACAATGTCAAAGAAGAGAATAATCA AATCTACTGGCTCTGGGCTGAAAGCACTGGCCTCTACCCTTCAATCTACAGCTCACAGAGCCTGTCATCGTCGGAACTGGTTTCCCTTATCAGGGGACGAATCCGAGAAGCCTCTAGGCTGCAGGTGAAGGGAACCCCGATACTTCCCTACTTCTGGTATCGTTACAGAGATGGAGGGTTCTTGAGAGAG aGAGACCTATCGAGGGCTCTGGAAACTATTTATAACTCGGAGGCCTCCGGTATTATTATTTGGGGAAGTTCGAGCGATGTCAACACTGTAGAGAAATGTACAAAACTAAAAGACTACATACGTGAGACTTTCGGACCGTACGTTGCCAAATACACTAAAAACAATCGGAAAGTTCAAAACGACGAAGAATTCACCCCGAAGCCCGCGATtgaggaaaattatttttttccccTTCAGGCAAATATAGAAAACTTCGCCGAAGAGAGTCAAAGTGAGAGCAATATAATGAAAGAAACTCCAGTATTagataaagaatatttaattgataatttaactAGCATCATTTTTAAGGTCGATGGTGATAAAGTTAAGGACAAATacgttctaaataatatttcgtcTCCAGCGATGACGGAGGCGACATCTACTACAGATCTAAGTATGACTCAAATACGTGAGACTAGCGAAGAATTTACTACAGAAACATCAAATACAACTAACATCTCtttggaatttattttttcgtcTGAAATAACTACTGAAGGTGCGGAAACAACAACCGAAAAAAGTATAGACGCGTCCGAAGAGAAACTAATGATAAACGAtgaatttatcattttattcaCAAATCTATCATCACAAATTTTAGACTTTACAACCGATAATGTCGAGAaacatttagatttatatGAACCCAGTACAAGTAGTCGTGAGAGAACGAGTGAGTCGCCAGACTTTTACACTCCGACAGAATCTGTCGACGAAGTGGTTAGCtatgtttataattcataa
- the LOC125059141 gene encoding hyaluronidase-like isoform X2 — MRFLLFLILARYGVLCEDDSNYYVIEVPDPLKDYQKTFKVYWNVPTMQCKSKKIPFDGLYEKYGIIQNKDDDFLGESVAILYDPGKFPALFETDSSGKYVERNGGVPQDGNMEEHVDAFKDTVSKRIPDPDFNGIAIIDFESWRPVFRQNFGVLSVYKDISYKKEYDKHWWWPESWVTSEAKYRFESSAREFMQTTISIAKQMRPKARWGYYGFPYCFNMAAKNMAEDCPHNVKEENNQIYWLWAESTGLYPSIYSSQSLSSSELVSLIRGRIREASRLQVKGTPILPYFWYRYRDGGFLRERDLSRALETIYNSEASGIIIWGSSSDVNTVEKCTKLKDYIRETFGPYVAKYTKNNRKVQNDEEFTPKPAIEENYFFPLQANIENFAEESQSRW, encoded by the exons AtgaggtttttgttatttttaattttggcgCGGTATGGTGTTCTATGCGAAGATGACag TAACTATTATGTCATCGAGGTCCCAGACCCGCTCAAGGACTATCAAAAGACCTTCAAAGTATATTGGAATGTGCCGACAATGCAATGCAAATCGAAAAAAATACCGTTCGACGGTCTATACGAGAAGTACGGAATAATACAGAATAAAGATGACGATTTTTTAGGCGAGAGCGTCGCCATTTTGTATGACCCTGGAAAGTTTCCCGCGCTTTTCGAGACTGACAGCAGTGGAAAGTACGTTGAGCGTAATGGTGGCGTACCACAAGACGGTAATATGGAAGAGCACGTGGACGCGTTCAAGGATACAGTCTCAAAGAGGATACCTGACCCAGATTTTAAtg GCATTGCCATAATCGACTTCGAGTCTTGGCGTCCAGTGTTTCGACAAAATTTCGGCGTACTGTCAGTCTATAAAGACATCTCCTACAAGAAGGAATATGACAAGCATTGGTGGTGGCCTGAGAGCTGGGTCACTTCTGAG GCAAAATATCGTTTTGAATCATCGGCTCGTGAGTTTATGCAGACGACGATTTCCATCGCCAAGCAGATGAGGCCTAAAGCCCGGTGGGGCTATTACGGGTTTCCTTACTGCTTCAACATGGCTGCCAAAAACATGGCAGAGGATTGTCCACACAATGTCAAAGAAGAGAATAATCA AATCTACTGGCTCTGGGCTGAAAGCACTGGCCTCTACCCTTCAATCTACAGCTCACAGAGCCTGTCATCGTCGGAACTGGTTTCCCTTATCAGGGGACGAATCCGAGAAGCCTCTAGGCTGCAGGTGAAGGGAACCCCGATACTTCCCTACTTCTGGTATCGTTACAGAGATGGAGGGTTCTTGAGAGAG aGAGACCTATCGAGGGCTCTGGAAACTATTTATAACTCGGAGGCCTCCGGTATTATTATTTGGGGAAGTTCGAGCGATGTCAACACTGTAGAGAAATGTACAAAACTAAAAGACTACATACGTGAGACTTTCGGACCGTACGTTGCCAAATACACTAAAAACAATCGGAAAGTTCAAAACGACGAAGAATTCACCCCGAAGCCCGCGATtgaggaaaattatttttttccccTTCAGGCAAATATAGAAAACTTCGCCGAAGAGAGTCAAA GTCGATGGTGA
- the LOC125059027 gene encoding G protein-activated inward rectifier potassium channel 3-like: MANNYESERRGSKSRVLERSLSYSEAIGNSSGRSSIEIPRMTQTEVYTNEEIMKQYRISQTYVEGKEIAFPCLKNFDTRVPISYEGGGYVDSPSSDDEQEADNGLVMTIDVETESPKSSEKRHTSDASTQPLVSSSPPDEIYESIEPDTYNDSTYNEVPSLYGYSTPYTSRRRRTGKKRTRHHGIGRQIRSRRVVFKTGEENVPIRSNIPAKSMKYMRDIVNTVINSKWRYLLLLLVVAHFTFWLFFASIWWVVTASYQDDIGDGKPHCVTGTSSFAGLLMMAVETQMTIGYGVRFPNEECPEAIIVMVLEIVAGTALSGGLTSLLFTKLIRPNKHVSSVGFSKKATVCLRDGDMCLQFRVWDLLNLHLIGSSITAYLLKPIRTLEGEYVSNYIHQLKLKESNSFLLWPITVVHIIDSESPLYDLSAQDMMDYRFEIVACLNGSSKSMGTCTQSRTSYLSKEIIWGYRFKNVLKYCKKEEAYIIDTDNLNTVEQVETPLCSASTLKGLEIDMKTDLPESLSPCEGSLPSKDDSLSPTMSRTGTQRSYGWNYKRFITDRLAREE; this comes from the exons ATGGCGAATAATTACGAATCAGAAAGAAGAGGTAGCAAAAGTAGGGTCCTGGAAAGGTCCCTGAGTTACTCAGAAGCAATTGGAAATTCATCTGGTAGATCTTCCATCGAAATACCAAGAATGACTCAAACAGAAGTGTATACTAATGAAGAAATAATGAAACAGTACAGGATCTCACAGACATATGTCGAAG GAAAAGAAATCGCGTTTCCGTGCCTCAAAAACTTTGACACAAGAGTTCCGATCAGCTATGAAGGAGGAGGATACGTCGATTCACCATCAAGTGACGACGAACAAGAAGCAGACAATGGTCTAGTCATGACAATTGATGTTGAAACTGAGAGCCCTAAATCGTCTGAAAAGAGGCACACTTCCGACGCATCCACTCAGCCCTTGGTCAGCTCAAGTCCTCCAGACGAAATCTACGAAAGTATTGAACCAGATACCTACAATGACAGTACGTACAATGAGGTACCGTCGCTCTATGGGTACTCGACACCGTATACAAGTAGACGAAGACGGACTGGGAAAAAACGTAC TCGTCACCACGGCATTGGCAGACAGATTCGTTCACGGCGTGTGGTATTCAAGACTGGAGAGGAGAATGTCCCCATCAGAAGTAATATCCCCGCAAAATCTATGAAATATATGAGGGACATTGTTAACACTGTT ATCAATAGTAAATGGCGTTACCTGTTGCTTCTATTGGTCGTAGCCCATTTCACGTTTTGGCTGTTCTTTGCCAGCATTTGGTGGGTGGTGACAGCGTCTTATCAGGATGATATTGGTGATGGCAAACCTCATTGTGTAACAGGCACGTCGTCCTTTGCAGGACTCCTGATGATGGCTGTTGAGACTCAG ATGACAATTGGATATGGAGTTAGATTTCCAAATGAAGAATGTCCTGAAGCTATTATTGTTATGGTGTTAGAG ATAGTGGCGGGTACAGCTTTATCCGGTGGTCTTACAAGTTTGCTCTTCACAAAACTCATACGACCGAACAAACATGTTAGCTCAGTTGGCTTTAGTAAGAAGGCTACG GTATGCCTTCGTGATGGTGATATGTGCCTGCAGTTCCGCGTTTGGGATTTACTAAATTTACATCTAATTGGTAGCAGCATCACAGCTTATCTACTAAAACCAATCAG aacaTTGGAGGGAGAGTATGTCTCCAACTACATCCACCAACTGAAGCTGAAAGAAAGCAACTCGTTCCTTCTATGGCCCATCACAGTTGTACACATAATTGACTCCGAGAGTCCGCTGTATGATCTGTCAGCTCAAGATATGATGGATTATAG GTTCGAAATAGTGGCATGTCTAAACGGCTCATCCAAGAGTATGGGCACTTGTACCCAAAGCAGAACTTCATATTTATCCAAGGAAATCATTTGGGGATATAGGTTCAAAAACGTTTTAAA GTATTGCAAGAAAGAAGAGGCCTACATCATAGACACAGATAATCTTAATACGGTAGAGCAAGTGGAAACACCACTATGCAGCGCCAGCACATTAAAAGGCTTGGAAATTGACATGAAAACTGATCTTCCGGAATCATTGTCTCCATGCGAAGGGTCGTTGCCCTCTAAGGACGATTCTCTTTCTCCAACTATGAGTAGGACTGGAACTCAAAGGAGTTATGGATGGAattataaaagatttattacaGATAGACTAGCGAGAGAAGAATAA
- the LOC125059028 gene encoding ATP-sensitive inward rectifier potassium channel 11-like, whose protein sequence is MENDNLIDSEYHQINQLYDECLGYLKDYKDLNESEDPDYESIKEKTTVNDLNCKTQEHLNENYDTDEPNIGFNVVNELKSNESINSILGETKSERLRRLSKQLPKIIITHSNSSLEQREKVNHFVPIKSGFKTPPSKKRSEPSFRKRHCEYPKRLVSKDGVENIALISNVPFGKIRLLNDTFHTLINLRWRWIVMGTVCLHFAIWLVFAVFWYISALAHYDFEPEPPQRLCVTGGKDFVTIFLASVEAQTTIGFGDRAIDEECPESIFLFVMQLILGTGLSGVLTCVVYAKLTRPEKLSRDGVGFSKKAVISMRDGRLCLMIRAWDLNYDHIICSEFTAHYIHTRRTKEGEVVRYYAESLKLQQRQFLLWPVTLLHVIDADSPLYTFTPQHFTDNSYEITVSLKGASASMGTYTQSQSSYLPREVVWGKRFPSVVRYNTKKQKYVIDHNKLDTMEPVDTPYCSAYDLDNSRPSSRSKSHRPGTPGSFSEKVSSFELQRSSSFRSNKKL, encoded by the exons atggaaaatGATAACCTTATAGATAGTGAATACCATCAAATAAATCAACTATATGATGAATGTTTGGGATATCTAAAGGACTACAAAGATTTAAATGAAAGTGAAGATCCTGATTATGAAagtatcaaagaaaaaaccaCTGTCAACGATTTAAATTGCAAGACACAAgaacatttaaatgaaaattatgaCACCGATGAACCTAACATAGGTTTTAATGTTGTAAATGAATTGAAGTCGAATGAAAGCATAAATTCAATATTGGGAGAGACTAAATCAGAGAGATTGCGTCGACTATCAAAACAGCTGccgaaaattataataacacacAGTAATTCTAGTTTGGAACAACGAGAGAAAGTCAATCATTTCGTACCAATTAAATCTGGATTTAAAACGCCTCCTTCGAAGAAAAG ATCAGAGCCATCTTTTCGCAAACGTCACTGTGAGTATCCAAAGCGGTTAGTATCCAAGGACGGAGTGGAAAATATCGCTCTCATATCAAACGTACCATTCGGGAAGATACGACTGTTAAACGATACATTTCATACACTG ATAAACCTTCGTTGGCGTTGGATTGTGATGGGAACGGTTTGTCTCCATTTCGCAATCTGGCTGGTCTTTGCAGTATTCTGGTACATCTCTGCTCTGGCACATTACGACTTCGAACCAGAACCACCACAACGCCTCTGCGTTACTGGGGGAAAGGACTTCGTTACCATATTCTTGGCTTCTGTTGAGGCACAG aCGACCATCGGGTTTGGTGATCGAGCGATTGACGAAGAATGTCCTGAGTCTATATTTCTCTTTGTCATGcag ctAATACTTGGAACCGGGCTCTCGGGAGTTCTTACATGTGTTGTGTATGCTAAGTTAACTAGACCTGAGAAACTGTCAAGAGATGGCGTCGGTTTTAGTAAAAAGGCTgtg ATAAGTATGCGAGATGGCCGTCTTTGCCTCATGATCAGAGCCTGGGATCTCAACTACGACCATATTATATGTTCGGAGTTTACCGCTCACTACATACACACACGAag AACAAAGGAAGGTGAGGTAGTACGCTACTACGCGGAATCTTTGAAGCTGCAACAGCGTCAGTTCCTGCTGTGGCCTGTCACTCTTCTGCACGTCATTGATGCCGACAGCCCACTTTACACATTCACACCTCAACATTTCACTGATAACAG ctATGAAATCACAGTAAGCCTGAAAGGTGCCTCAGCATCTATGGGTACATATACTCAGAGCCAGAGTTCATATCTACCAAGAGAAGTGGTATGGGGCAAAAGATTTCCCTCTGTCGTCAG ATACAACACCAAGAAGCAGAAATATGTAATTGATCATAATAAATTGGACACAATGGAGCCAGTGGATACTCCTTATTGCAGCGCCTATGACCTTGACAA ttCAAGGCCATCTTCCCGATCCAAGTCTCATCGACCTGGTACTCCTGGCAGCTTCAGCGAGAAGGTGTCAAGCTTCGAACTGCAGAGGAGTTCATCGTTTAGGAGCAATAAGaagttataa